The DNA window AGACCGGCTGCGCCGAGGCCGACGAGAATGCCGAGCCATAGGGGTTGTTGGTAGGTGATGGTCATGATGCCGACGCCGTAGCCGCCGAGCAGTGCGAATCCGATCTGGCCGAAGTTGAGCAGACCGGCGTAGCCGAAGTGCAGATTCAGCCCGATGGCGAGCAATGCGTAGAAGATTGCCGACGGGCCGATCAGCTGGGCCAGTGAAACTTGAAGAGCTCCGAGGATATCCATCAGGTCACCCGATCCTTTGCCGCGAGCCGAGGATGCCCTGAGGCCTGACGACGAGGATGAGAATCAAGACGAGCAGTCCTCCGATGTATTTGAGATCGGGATTGATGATCATCGTGGACCACTGAACGAGGAGTCCGACGATGACGCAGCCGAGGAGTGCTCCGTATGCGGTGCCTAGCCCGCCCAGTGTGATTCCGGCGAACATGAGCAGGAGGAGTTTGAAACCCATCTCCCACTGGACGCGCCCACCGAGCTCGGAGAGTCCGAACAGGACACCGCCGAGTGCAGCGAGACCGCCACCCATGCACCATACGAAGGTCACGACTCGTTCGACGTTGATTCCGGACGAAGCTGCGAGGTCGCGGTTGTCTGCGACTGCGCGCATCGCCTTGCCGATTCGCGTGCGTTGCAACATCAGTGCGACGGCGACGAGAACGACGATGCTGATGATGATGCAGGCGAGGTTGACGTTGGTGATGGCAAGAGGGCCCCACTCGTTCTGGGTCTGCGCCTGATAATCGTCGAACGGTTCGGCGCGATCCGAGAAGAAGATCAGGATCAGGTATCGTAATGCGATTGCCAGACCGATCGAGACGACGAGCTGAGCGATCAAGCCGGTCTTGCGTTTTCGCAGGGGCCGCCAGATGGCGGCGTTGTTCAACCATCCGATCGCGACTCCGACGATGATCGCGAGGATCGTGGCCGGGATCAGCTGAATGCCGAGACTGACGTTGAACACCCACGCCGCGACGGCACCGAGTGTGACGAGCTCGCCGTGTGCGAAGTTCGTCAGGCCGGTCGTGCCGAAGATCAGGCTGAGGCCGACGGCAGCGAGTGCGATGACGAGTCCGAAGCGCAGACCGTCGACGGTGGTTCGGATGAACTTCTCGTAGAAGGGCACCTCGGTGGCCGTTCGAGCTTCACCGAACGAGAAGATGATGGTATTGGCCCGTCCGGCTTCGACGTCGCGTTGTACTTCGCCCTGGACACTGACGCCGTCCGGAAGTGTCTCCGCATCGACCTCGAATGTGTATGAGCCGGGTGATATTTCGAGTGTCCACCGGCCGCCTTCGGCGGATGTGGTTCTGGCGACCTCTTCGCCCGCCGCGTCGACCGCGACCACGTCTACATCGGCGAGGCGGTCACCGCTGTTGTTGAGGCTCCCACTCACCGACACCGCGTCGGCGGGAGGGGTAGCAGGTGATTCTGTAGTGGATGCTGCGGGCGGGGGAGTCGGGGTCGGTTCCTGCGCCAGGGCAGTCCCGCCGAACGCCACCGCTGCTATGGATCCAAGTAGCGCCAACATGAGGGTCTGTCTCAGTAAGCGTAGCGAGATTCGGTTGGTGGACCGAACTCGGATCTTTCTTCGGGTCCATCGAACATTTGGAGCCACGCACGTCCTCCGGACGGTTGTCGGGGTGAGCCCATGAGTGGGCTCGGCTGCTTGCAATTGTCGGACTCTAACCGTTGGAAGCGCACGAAATCGGCGACTCGAATTTCCGGGAAGTATCATTTGTGTTTCGAACTTCGCGAGCAGGCGCGCAGTGGAAGATCTGCATCCGCTTCGCCGGTGTCGGACCCTCTACATAGACTGGGCAACCGTGAGCCCCGCAACTGAAGTTAGTTCCCTACCCGCATCCTCGTCCGGTTCATCCACCGATGGCCGGCAGCCGACGCTGCTGCTGATAGACGGACACTCCATCGCGTTTCGCGCCTTCTTCGCGCTGCCGGTGGACAACTTCAAGACGACGAGCGGTCAGTCGACCAACGCCGTCTACGGGTTCACATCGATGCTGATCAACTTGCTGCGCGACGAGAAACCGACGCACATCGCTGCAGCGTTCGACGTCTCGCGCCAAACGTTCCGTGCCGAGCGATTCCCGGACTACAAGGCCAACCGCAGCAAGACTCCCGACGAGTTCGCAGGCCAGGTCGACATCACGAAGGACGTCCTCGGAGCGATGGGTATCCCCGTCATGGCCGAGGCCGGGTTCGAGGCGGATGACATCATCGCGACGTTGGTGACGCAGGCGGAGACGCTCGGTTATCGAGTGCTCGTCGTGACGGGTGACCGAGATTCGTTGCAGTTGGTCACCGAGAACGTCACGGTTCTCTACCCCAAGAAGGGCGTTTCGGAACTCACCAGGTTCACGCCCGAAGAGGTCACGACCAAGTACGGCCTCTCGCCGGCGCAGTACCCGGACTTCGCCGCGCTCCGCGGTGACCCGAGCGACAATCTTCCGGGCATCCCTGGCGTCGGTGAGAAGACCGCGACCAAGTGGATCATCGAGTACGGCTCGCTCGAGGAACTGGTCAACAACGTCGACAAGGTGAAAGGCAAGGTCGGTGACGCGTTGCGCGCCAACTTGTCCTCGGTCGTTCTCAATCGTGAACTCACCGAGATGGTGCGCGACGTTCCGTTGCCCTACACGCCGGACCAGCTCGAGCTCGCGCCGTGGGACCGGGAGAAGATTCACGCCCTGTTCGACGACCTCGAGTTCCGCGTGTTGCGTGACCGTCTCTTCGAGACGCTGTCGTCCGCGGAACCGGAGGCCGAAGAGGGTTTCGACGTCAAGGGCGGCACCGTGCCCGTCGGCGAGTTGGCAGCGTGGCTCAGCGCTCACGCGTCGACAGGCGAGCGACACGGACTGTCCGTGGTAGGTCCGCGGCGACCGTTCGACAGCGACGCCGTGTCCATTGCGATCGCCGCTTCCGATGGAGAGGGCGGATTCGTCACCACCACTGCCCTCGACGAATCCGACGAGAAGGCGTTAGCTGCCTGGCTGGCGGACCCCGCGCAGCCCAAGGCCTTGCACGAAGCGAAGTGGGCCATCCACGCGCTGCGAGGACGCGGCTGGACATTGGGCGGCTTGACGAGTGATACCGCACTCGCCGCCTATCTGGTCCGACCGGGCCAGCGCAGCTTCAACCTCGACGATCTGTCACTTCGGTACCTCAAGCGTGAGCTACGAGCCGAGGATTCGGTCGAGGGGCAGATGTCGCTCCTCGACACCGAAGATGTCGCCGAGGCCGCCGTCGCCGAGGGCGAAATCCTCCGTGCACAGGCCATTCTGGATCTCGCCGCGGCGCTCGACACCGAGCTGGAGAACATCGAATCCACGTCGTTGTTGTCGGACATGGAGCTGCCGCTGCTCTCGGTGCTCGCCGACCTGGAGGCGACCGGAATTGCCGTCGACCGCGCCCATCTCGAGGAACTGCAGAGCGGATTCGCCGATCAGGTCAGCGAGGCCGCGAACGCCGCGTACGAGGTCATCGGCAAGCAGATCAACCTCGGCTCGCCCAAGCAGCTTCAGGTCGTACTCTTCGACGAGCTCGACATGCCGAAGACGAAGAAGACCAAGACTGGGTACACCACCGACGCCGACGCGCTGCAGGGGTTGTTCGAGAAGACCGAGCACCCGTTCCTGAGATTCCTCCTCGACCACCGAGATGCGACGCGCATGAAGGTCACGGTCGACGGGCTGCTCAAGTCCGTCGCTGACGATGCTCGCATCCACACGACGTTCAACCAGACGGTCGCTGCTACTGGTCGGCTGTCGTCCACCGAACCGAACTTGCAGAACATTCCGGTCCGCAACGAGGCAGGTCGTCACATCCGGGACGGGTTCGTCGTCGGCGAGGGATACGACACGCTGCTCACCGCTGACTACAGCCAGATCGAAATGCGCATCATGGCGCACCTGTCCGGTGACGAGGGTCTGATCGAGGCGTTCAATACGGGCGAAGACCTGCACAGCTTCGTCGGTGCTCGCGCGTTCGGTGTTCCCATCGAAGAAGTCACTCCTGAACTGCGCCGACGAGTCAAGGCGATGTCGTACGGTCTGGCATACGGGCTGAGCGCCTTCGGTCTCGCTGCGCAGCTGAAGATCTCGACCGAGGAAGCCAAGCAGCAAATGGAGGCGTATTTCTCGAGGTTCGGTGGAGTTCGCGACTACCTGCGGAACGCCGTCGAGGAATCACGGAAGGTCGGCTACACGTCCACCTTGTACGGTCGGCGTCGGTACCTACCCGATCTCAACAGCGACAACCGCCAGCGCCGCGAAGTAGCCGAGCGTGCAGCCTTGAACGCACCGATTCAGGGCACCGCCGCCGACATCATCAAGGTGGCGATGATCGATGTGCACCGCTCGCTATCGGCTTCGAAACTGAAGTCGCGCATGCTTCTGCAGGTGCACGACGAATTGGTGCTCGAAGTCGTCGACTCCGAGCGGGAGCAGGTAGAAGCGCTGGTTCGCGAGAAGATGTCCTCTGCGATCGAGCTGTCGGTTCCGCTCGAAGTCTCGGTTGGAACAGGCCGTAGTTGGGACAAGGCGGCGCATTAGCATCCGACACGAAGGATGGACCGATCGCTGTGCGATCGGTCCATCGAATTCGGTTGCTGCGCCGAACTACTCGGCGTCCACACTGGCTTTCTGCTCTTCGAGTTGCTTGCGTACCTCATCCATGTCAAGCGCCTTGATCTGGCCGACGAGGTCCTCCAACGCCGCTGCAGGCAACGCACCCGGCTGGGCGAATACGAGAACGCCTTCGCGGAAAGCCATGATCGTCGGAATCGACTGGATGTTCGCTGCCGCCGCCAACCCCTGTTCCGCCTCGGTGTCGACCTTGGCGTGGACTACGTCCGGGTGCGACTCCGACGACTTCTCGAAGGTGGGCGCGAACTGGCGGCACGGCCCACACCACGACGCCCAGAAGTCGACCAGTACCACGTCGTTGCCGCCGACGATCTCGTCGAAGTTCTGCTGAGTCAAAGTCTGTGTTGCCACGCCTGCCCTTTCGTCGATGTGTTCTTCTGTCCGTCACAACGCACGACCGAGCTGGATTCTTCCCGGCTCATACAGGCTGCGGTGAAGCGCGGAATGTCCTTCGGTAGGAATTGGGCGTCGTGCAGCGCACTCGAACGAAATGTTGGCGCATGACGGCCGCATTGCCGAAGCCGACACTCTCGGCGATGACGTCCATCGACAGGTCCGAATTTTCGAGCAACTGCTGGGCAGCTAGTACGCGCTGGTCGTTGAGCCAACGTGCCGGTGTAGTTCCGGTTTCAGCCTGAAATCTACGTGCGAAAGTCCGTGCGGACATGTTGACCCGGGCAGAGAGAGCCTGCACGTTCAGGTCCGAATCGAGATGCTCGGTCATCCAGTCGAGCAACGGGGCGAGCGTGTCGACCTCGGTGGTCGGAAGGGGAGTAGTGACGAATTGCGCCTGACCACCATCGCGGTGCGGCGGCACGACCATCCGTCGTGCGATGCCGTTCGCGACGGTACTGCCCTGCTCCTTGCGGACGATGTGCAGGCAGAGGTCGATTCCCGCCGCCGTCCCGGCGCTGGTGAACACGTTTCCGTCATCGATGTAGAGCACGTTGCGATCGACGTCGGCCAGCGGATACTCAGCGGCCAGTCGATCCGAATGCCGCCAGTGGGTAGTGCAGCGACGGCCGTCGAGAAGACCTGCCTTGCCGAGCAGAAAAGCGCCGTTGCACAGACTCGCCACCTTTGCGCCACGATTCACGGCAGCGCGCAATTTGACCAACAGAGGCTCGATGGCGGCGTCGTAACCTGTACCGCACACGTAGCTGCCATCGTCGGAAGTCTTGGTTCCACCTGCTGGAATGATGATGAGATCGGCTTCGTCGAGCTGGTCGAGGTCGTACGGCACGTCGATCGTGAACCCGAACCTCGACCTGATCGGTTCTGCAACGCCGGCAACGAGTGAGAAGTCGTAGGTGGGCAAACCCTCGTCGGATCGGTCGAATCCGAACACCTCGCACGCGACGCCCATCTCGAACTGTTCGGTCAGCGGGAGCAGTGGCACTACTACACGGTTCAGCACCGCCCAAGT is part of the Rhodococcus sovatensis genome and encodes:
- a CDS encoding branched-chain amino acid ABC transporter permease, which translates into the protein MLALLGSIAAVAFGGTALAQEPTPTPPPAASTTESPATPPADAVSVSGSLNNSGDRLADVDVVAVDAAGEEVARTTSAEGGRWTLEISPGSYTFEVDAETLPDGVSVQGEVQRDVEAGRANTIIFSFGEARTATEVPFYEKFIRTTVDGLRFGLVIALAAVGLSLIFGTTGLTNFAHGELVTLGAVAAWVFNVSLGIQLIPATILAIIVGVAIGWLNNAAIWRPLRKRKTGLIAQLVVSIGLAIALRYLILIFFSDRAEPFDDYQAQTQNEWGPLAITNVNLACIIISIVVLVAVALMLQRTRIGKAMRAVADNRDLAASSGINVERVVTFVWCMGGGLAALGGVLFGLSELGGRVQWEMGFKLLLLMFAGITLGGLGTAYGALLGCVIVGLLVQWSTMIINPDLKYIGGLLVLILILVVRPQGILGSRQRIG
- the polA gene encoding DNA polymerase I encodes the protein MSPATEVSSLPASSSGSSTDGRQPTLLLIDGHSIAFRAFFALPVDNFKTTSGQSTNAVYGFTSMLINLLRDEKPTHIAAAFDVSRQTFRAERFPDYKANRSKTPDEFAGQVDITKDVLGAMGIPVMAEAGFEADDIIATLVTQAETLGYRVLVVTGDRDSLQLVTENVTVLYPKKGVSELTRFTPEEVTTKYGLSPAQYPDFAALRGDPSDNLPGIPGVGEKTATKWIIEYGSLEELVNNVDKVKGKVGDALRANLSSVVLNRELTEMVRDVPLPYTPDQLELAPWDREKIHALFDDLEFRVLRDRLFETLSSAEPEAEEGFDVKGGTVPVGELAAWLSAHASTGERHGLSVVGPRRPFDSDAVSIAIAASDGEGGFVTTTALDESDEKALAAWLADPAQPKALHEAKWAIHALRGRGWTLGGLTSDTALAAYLVRPGQRSFNLDDLSLRYLKRELRAEDSVEGQMSLLDTEDVAEAAVAEGEILRAQAILDLAAALDTELENIESTSLLSDMELPLLSVLADLEATGIAVDRAHLEELQSGFADQVSEAANAAYEVIGKQINLGSPKQLQVVLFDELDMPKTKKTKTGYTTDADALQGLFEKTEHPFLRFLLDHRDATRMKVTVDGLLKSVADDARIHTTFNQTVAATGRLSSTEPNLQNIPVRNEAGRHIRDGFVVGEGYDTLLTADYSQIEMRIMAHLSGDEGLIEAFNTGEDLHSFVGARAFGVPIEEVTPELRRRVKAMSYGLAYGLSAFGLAAQLKISTEEAKQQMEAYFSRFGGVRDYLRNAVEESRKVGYTSTLYGRRRYLPDLNSDNRQRREVAERAALNAPIQGTAADIIKVAMIDVHRSLSASKLKSRMLLQVHDELVLEVVDSEREQVEALVREKMSSAIELSVPLEVSVGTGRSWDKAAH
- the trxA gene encoding thioredoxin produces the protein MATQTLTQQNFDEIVGGNDVVLVDFWASWCGPCRQFAPTFEKSSESHPDVVHAKVDTEAEQGLAAAANIQSIPTIMAFREGVLVFAQPGALPAAALEDLVGQIKALDMDEVRKQLEEQKASVDAE
- a CDS encoding helix-turn-helix domain-containing protein, with the protein product MLNRVVVPLLPLTEQFEMGVACEVFGFDRSDEGLPTYDFSLVAGVAEPIRSRFGFTIDVPYDLDQLDEADLIIIPAGGTKTSDDGSYVCGTGYDAAIEPLLVKLRAAVNRGAKVASLCNGAFLLGKAGLLDGRRCTTHWRHSDRLAAEYPLADVDRNVLYIDDGNVFTSAGTAAGIDLCLHIVRKEQGSTVANGIARRMVVPPHRDGGQAQFVTTPLPTTEVDTLAPLLDWMTEHLDSDLNVQALSARVNMSARTFARRFQAETGTTPARWLNDQRVLAAQQLLENSDLSMDVIAESVGFGNAAVMRQHFVRVRCTTPNSYRRTFRASPQPV